The genomic region CTTGTTCTGGTATAGGGTGTTGCCAAACTTCAATCCCAACTGGACTGCAAAACCGCACGGTCAAGATGGATAGCTACTACAATCATACCTTCATATGGAACTTCAATCCCTGCAGCTACTCCTTCATTGTGGAAGACGGCCAGTTTGAGTTCTCTAGTAAAAGTTTTCAAGAACTGGACCACACAAGCCGGCTTCCGATGGTTTTGAATTGGCAAATTGGGAATGAGACATGTGATGAAGCTCAAAAGAAGCAGGGCTATGCTTGTAAGGGAAATACAACATGTGTCAACCCCATCAATCAGTCTGGTTACTACTGTCAATGCTTGCCAGGTTATGAAGGGAATCCATACTTACCAGATGGTTGCCATGGTGAGCTTTTTCAAAGACAGTTTCAACATATATTTGACATGCATAATATGTGCCTACTTACCTTAGATATTTGAGTTTTTCTCAATTTTCAGATATTGATGAGTGCAAGAATTCAAACATCTGTAGCGAAGGAGCGTGTGTAAACTCACCAGGAACTTATGCTTGTTTATGTCCAAAAGGGTTCGAAGGCGATGGAAAGAAAGCTGGAACGGGTTGCAGGAAAGACAATTCCACCACTCCTTCTCAGACATCTCGCTTGCTCGTTATTTCGCTGAGTATGTACATTCTATTCTGAGAAACTTGTAACTTGTTACGAATAATATGCAGAAACTTATGTGATCAAACTTGGATTGCAGGTATGAGTGTAGCCTTCTTGTTCTTAATGGTTGGAAGTTCATGGACATATCTGGGAGTGAAGAAAAGGAAGTTCATCCAACTGAAAGAAAAGTACTTCAAAGAAAATGGTGGCTTATTGCTTCAGCAGAAACTCAATAAACATGAAGGAGCTGTGCAGACAACAAAAATCTTTACTGCAGAAGAACTTGAGAAGGCTACAAACAACTACCACGAAGATAGGATCGTCGGCGAAGGAGGCTATGGAACTGTTTACAGAGGGATATTAGCAGATGGCAAAGTGGTTGCTATAAAGAAGTCGAAAATCGGAGCCCCAACCCAGAGTGAACAGTTTGTTAATGAAGTGATTGTTCTTTCTCAAGTCAACCATAGAAATGTGGTGAGGCTGTTAGGTTGCTGTTTCGAAACACCAGTGCCTCTACTGGTTTACGAGTTCATCACCAATGGCACTCTATTTGAGCACATACATGGTAAAAAGGGCAAAAAAGCATCCCTTCCGTGGGAATTACGATTGAAGATAGCAGCAGAAATCGCAGGAGCACTAGCATACTTGCACTCCTCCATTTCCACGCCAATCATTCACCGAGATGTGAAAGCAACAAATGTACTGATAGATGACACATACACAGCAAAAGTGTCGGATTTCGGAGCTTCAAGGCTGGTTCCTCTAGATCAAACTCAGATAACAACTTTGGTACAAGGGACACTCGGATACTTGGACCCCGAATACTTCCATTCAAACCAACTAACAGAAAAAAGTGATGTCTATAGCTTCGGAGTTGTCCTGGTGGAGCTACTCACAAGCAAATTAGCACTTTCATTTTCAAGGCCTGAGGCGGAGAGAAACCTAGCAAGCTTCTTTGTCTGTTCAGTGGAAGATGGTCACATGAATCAAATTCTTGACGAAAACATAGTCAATGAGGTGAGTATTGAGACGCTAACAGAAGTAGCAAACCTGGCAAGAAGATGTCTAAGGGTAACAAGGGAGGAAAGGCCTACAATGAAAGAAGTATCGATGGAGCTGGAGGGAATGAGGATCAGTGCAAAGCATCCATGGGGAAAGACTGGTTTCAGCCAAGAGGACACTGAGCACTTGCTTGGTTCACCTTCATTTTCATCTTTTAGAGGTGATTGCGGTCCGAACAGTGCAACAATCACAGCAGCTAGTGTTTATGAAAGCATGCGAAAAGAAATGTTAATGGCATATGATAACGGGCGATAAACCGTCCTGTTAACAGTTAATGTAATGTAGGAAATGATAACAAAAAGATGAAGGATCGATAATGAAAAACAAAGAAAATATTTCAGCAGACAGCAGCATAGAACAACTTGTACTTTCTCAGGGTGAGAATCAAATACAATTATACGAAGAAACCAGGAAATGTCGCTGTCTATCATATATGGAATTTCAAAGTTCCATATCTCGGGGAAAGCAATTAATTTGCCTCCTCCATCTAATTTGTTTATTCTCAGTAGTCACAAGAATCACCTAGACCAAAATGCTCAAGTTCATTACAGTGAAAATCATATGATCATGAACCTTGCAAACAAATTTAAAATAGAAATACATGAGAAACACAACCTAATCAAATCCCTTTTTTCAAAATAAAAAACCCCTGCTCAATGTGATGATAAAAAGCTAGCATTACTGCCGTCGTAGCTGAAGGTTGAAAAATGGCTCCTACTTGAGCAGCATAGATCATCGTTTCTGGGACGGAGAGCAGAGTAACCCAGATGCATCAGATCCAACAACTGCAAGATCACAAACAGTACAGAGCTGCCCTTCCTGAGTAGGAACAAACCGAGAACTGCAGTATGGGCATGACACATCCTTCTGTCCTCGGTAAATAGGTACAAATGTTGCCCCACAAACCACAAATGGATTTCTGAAATCATAATTGAGCGGGGTTGCATCATTCATGTTCTTCTCAGCAGCTTGCAGGACTTGCCGTGCAGTCTTTGCTTGATTTTCATTTGTGGGATTGGTCTCCAAAAGTCGCCTGGCAAAGTTACCAGCTGTGTTGAGATTACCAGCCTTGTAGCAAACAGTCATGGCATTCAGTAATGCAAGTCTCAAGTGAGGCATCTGGAGGTTACAGTGGGTGAAGTAAGCTGCTAGCTCCTGTTGACGAACTGGATTATCCTTAATTTCCCTTCTCTTGAGCTCCATTTTCAAACCCAGAACATATTCCCTTATAATGATAATTAATTCCTTTACTTCATCAACCTCTCTCCTTGTATCAACTACGACCAGAGGAATGGTGTGCAGAATACCAAGTAGAAGTCGTACAGCCTCAGTAAATTTCCCTGTAGTTGTGGCCCTGTAACCAGCCTTTAGCTTCTCTTCCAGGTCTGAGAATTTAAAAACCAATGCAGGAGGGCTCCTACCATTAGGGCTTACTGATTCACTCCATCCCCTCTCAATAGCCAGGGAGATTACAGGAGCTGTTGATAAGGCACGTAAATACGAATGACTCCCCGTGTGCATGTCAAGAAACAATTGTTTCAAGGGTGCAAAGTTCTTTATTCCCAGCTGCCTGCTCAGCAATCGCATTGCAATATCAAAATTCCCAGCTGCTGCATGTTCAGCAGCAAGAGAAGATTTTTGGCTCCAAATTTGACTAACAGGAATACCTGGAGTTGGGGCAACAAATACAGAAGCCCGGGCATTGTTGGCAATTTTGGGAGTATCAAGCTCAGGTGGAAGTTCAAGATCCTCAAGGTCCCACCCTCCCTCTTCATTTTCCTCGTGTGCTTCATCATCTCCCAGCACCGCACTAATGTCACCATTCTGAATGTTTTCCACATCAACAATATCCAAAATTTCTCCTCCCCAATTAACACCATCTGTAGTATCCACATATTCTCCCTCATCAGGTATGTCCACATTCTCGAGACCACCCTCGAAAATTCCTTTCATAACATTCAACAAGGGCCAATCTCCACCACAGATGATTGGGGTAGGAGGTGCTAGAAGAGATGGAGACTTTCCCCCAGGTAAAATAGGAACATTATCTCCCAGCTCACCTGCCAACCGTTCAGCAATATCTTGGAGGCCATGAGCCTTAGCTGTAGCATATGCAAGGGGTAAATGTCCAGCATTCTCCAAGATCTTAACACGCTCTCCGATGTCACCCAAATATAGAGCATTGTGGAACTGGCCCATTACATCATTCTTCACTTCAGCAATTTTCAGCATTTTGGTCAACTTATCCAAGTTTCCGGTAACAAGATATAAGAATGATAGCCTCTCAAAATTCTTTGTCCTCTGATATGCATATTCTACAATTTCTGAATTACCTTGACGAAGAGCCTCAACTCCCAATCGATACCAGTGATCTTTCTCATCAATTTCCTTGGCAGAAGCAACAGCAATCTGTATGTTTCCACTTCCAAGTGCCAAGTTGAAGCGAGTCCTCTCATCCTTCACAAAATGAAGGGCAACCTCAGGGAAACCTTTTTGTTGTAGATATGCAATCATGGCCTGGCCACAGAGCTCAGAGCTTTTAATCATGCTCATAACCTGGTCATACCTCTTCTTCAGTAAGGACAACTTAAAAACATATTCTGTTGCATCAACAACAATTGCACAGTTCTTCCCATCTCGATCCAAGCAATGTATGGTGCTTCCATACACCTTTGTAATATAAACAGGAACATCGAGCGTCCTGATGATTCCACTGTCCCCATTAGGAAGACAGTATTTGATGTGGTTCAAAGTTGTATATATGAAGACACCATGGTCATCCCAAGCTCCGCTCTTTACACGAATGGTCTCATGTAGAGTGCATTGATGAACAAGCTTCTTATTGGCTATTACAATTGAATGTTTGCTGAGTAAAGCAATGTTCTCCATGTCATTTGACCATACAACGTACCTCACAAAAGGAGTTTGAAGCTCCCCGAGAATAATTCTCTGCTGCAGGTCAAAAATGACAACTCTATCCTCTGCCCTGCAGAGCAAGTTTCCAGTTCCAGCATAAAATATTGCATC from Fragaria vesca subsp. vesca linkage group LG3, FraVesHawaii_1.0, whole genome shotgun sequence harbors:
- the LOC101305829 gene encoding coatomer subunit alpha-1-like, whose amino-acid sequence is MLTKFETKSNRVKGLSFHSKRPWILASLHSGVIQLWDYRMGTLIDRFDEHDGPVRGVHFHSSQPLFVSGGDDYKIKVWNYKLHRCLFTLLGHLDYIRTVQFHHEYPWIVSASDDQTIRIWNWQSRTCISVLTGHNHYVMCALFHPKEDLVVSASLDQTVRVWDIGALRKKTVAPADDILRLSQMNADFFGGVDAVVKYVLEGHDRGVNWASFHPTLPLIVSGADDRQVKLWRMNDTKAWEVDTLRGHMNNVSCVLFHSRQDIIVSNSEDRSIRVWDATKRTGLQTFRREHDRFWILSAHPEMNLLAAGHDSGMIVFKLERERPAFSVSADSMYYVKDRFLRFYEFTNQRDTQVIPIRRPGSSTLNQGAKTLSYSPTENAVLICSDTEGGSYELYIIPKESYGRGDTAQEAKRGVGGPAVFVARNRFAVLEKSTNQVLVKNLKNEIVKKSALPFVADAIFYAGTGNLLCRAEDRVVIFDLQQRIILGELQTPFVRYVVWSNDMENIALLSKHSIVIANKKLVHQCTLHETIRVKSGAWDDHGVFIYTTLNHIKYCLPNGDSGIIRTLDVPVYITKVYGSTIHCLDRDGKNCAIVVDATEYVFKLSLLKKRYDQVMSMIKSSELCGQAMIAYLQQKGFPEVALHFVKDERTRFNLALGSGNIQIAVASAKEIDEKDHWYRLGVEALRQGNSEIVEYAYQRTKNFERLSFLYLVTGNLDKLTKMLKIAEVKNDVMGQFHNALYLGDIGERVKILENAGHLPLAYATAKAHGLQDIAERLAGELGDNVPILPGGKSPSLLAPPTPIICGGDWPLLNVMKGIFEGGLENVDIPDEGEYVDTTDGVNWGGEILDIVDVENIQNGDISAVLGDDEAHEENEEGGWDLEDLELPPELDTPKIANNARASVFVAPTPGIPVSQIWSQKSSLAAEHAAAGNFDIAMRLLSRQLGIKNFAPLKQLFLDMHTGSHSYLRALSTAPVISLAIERGWSESVSPNGRSPPALVFKFSDLEEKLKAGYRATTTGKFTEAVRLLLGILHTIPLVVVDTRREVDEVKELIIIIREYVLGLKMELKRREIKDNPVRQQELAAYFTHCNLQMPHLRLALLNAMTVCYKAGNLNTAGNFARRLLETNPTNENQAKTARQVLQAAEKNMNDATPLNYDFRNPFVVCGATFVPIYRGQKDVSCPYCSSRFVPTQEGQLCTVCDLAVVGSDASGLLCSPSQKR